The genomic window CTCCGCTCATGATGGGCATCGTCATATCCATTACAACGATATCGGGTTTGAGTTCGAACGCGGCCTTCACCGCGGCTTCACCGTCGGCGACATCCGCGACTATTTTAAACTGCGGAACATTTTCGAGTAATGCCCGGAAGCTCTCCCTGACAATTTTATGATCGTCTGCGAGAATGATTCGAATCGCCATGTCGTTAATCCTTGAAATTCGCCAATAATATACCTAAGCAAAGTCCGGCATAATAAGAAGAACCGGGGTCTGTGGAAAGGATGAATTCATCTTAGATTAGGCTTGAAGCAGGAAAACAAGGTCGTTAGCTTCATGTTATGTTTTTACTAGCCTCAATTGGGAAAGGTGCAATTGATCTTTTTAATCGGCTTTGCCGGTTAGCCTCGATCAGTGCAGCCGTGATCAGTCTGGCGGTACAGCCTTCGTCCTGGACAAGGCCGACCCGGATGGTGTTGTCACGGCAGATCCTATTTACCGGTTATGATGCCATTGGGTTTATCGCGGTGGTGGCAATGCTTACGGGGATTTCGGTGGTGGTTCAGGCCCAAGTCTGGATGGGGCGGTTGGGGCAGTCGGAACTGCTTGGTCCACTGTTGGTTACGGTTATTGTGCGTGAAGTTGGGCCGCTGCTGGTCAATTTTATCGTGATTGGTCGAAGTGCAACGGCCATGGCGGCTGAAATGGCGGGGATGAAGGTTCGCCGTGAAGTGGATGTGTTGGATGCCCAGGGGCTTGATCCGTTGGCATTTCTGGTGATGCCTCGGGCCATCTCCATGGCGTGTTGTGTGTTCGGGCTGGCCGTGCTGTTTATCCTTTTTTCTTTTGTCAGCGGGTATCTTTCCGGGGCCTTTCTTCAGACTGGCCCAACGGATCCTGCCATTTTTGCCCGGAGTGTGATGCGAGGGATGGAGCCCAGGGATTTTTACAATGTTCTAGCCAAGACCTTGCTGCCGGGGTTGGTCACCGGAGTGATTGCCACCAATGAGGGGCTATCGGTGGAAGGTGTTGCCACGGATATTCCCCAAGCGGTGACCCGTACGGTGACGCGTTCAAATCTGGCCGTGTTAATCATTTCCGTGATTATTTCGATTCTGACGTATATGTGAGACCACTATGCAGGAACTGACCTCCATTTTAGAATTCAAGGGTGTGGCGATGCGAGCCGGGGCATTGCAGACGACCGGGATCAGTGGGGTTGATTTTTCAATGAACCGCGGTGATATTGTCCTTGTGATGGTGGAAGAGGGGCGTGAGCATATTCCTCTGGCGGCCTTGGCTCAGGGATTACTAACGCCCGACTCAGGAAAAGTGTTCTTCAATGGAGAGTGCTGGGAAGAAGCCGGGCCTGGGCAGCAATCCATGATGCGGGGAAAGATCCGGCGGGTGTTTGAGCATTACGGGTGGGTTACAAATTTGGATATGATGGAAAACTTATGCCTGGCCGAAAGTCATAACACTCATCGTCCACTTGAAGATATTATGCAGGAGGTTCGCAGTTTGGCACGCCGGTTTGGTATCGAGGCAGTTCCTGAGGCGCGCCCCACCCGGGTACACCCCCTGATCCTGAGGAAATTGGAATGGGTGCGTGCCTTTGTGGGGTCTCCGGATCTGATCCTATTGGAACGACCTTTTTCAGGGGCACCCAAAGCGAATGCGGCTCAATTGATGGAGGCGGTTTGTGAGGCGGCCAAGCGCGGTGTTGCCGTGTTGTGGATTTCGGATGAGCCTCGGGTTTTTGAGTGTCGGGAATTTGCATGTGTCCGGCGTTTCCGGATGGATGGAGATAGAATGCTGGCTGAAAAAAGTAACAAGGGGACTAGCACATGAGTCAATCGTTCAGATTTCGCTATGCGAACGAGATTGCCGGTGGATTTGTTTTGCTCGGCGTGGCTTTGTTGATTGCGGGGATTTATACCGCCGGCCACGCTCAAGGCTGGTTTCAGAAAAAATTGATGCTGAAAGCCAAGTTTGACGCGGACAAAGGAACATATGGGCTTCAGGAGGGGGCGGAAGTTAGAATTTTGAGCACCTTGGCCGGCCGGGTGGGCGAAATTCTGCCTTCAGAGGATGGTGGTATGGAAACCACGCTGATTTTGCAAGGCAAGTTCAGTAAATTTGTTCGCGTGGACTCCATTGCCAAGGTCCGGAAAAAATTTGAGGTGGCAGGCGATGCGTTTGTCGACATTACGTTGGGCAGCAGGGCGCAACCCCTGATGAAGTCAGGGCAATATATCAAATGTGAACAGGATGTGGAACTGATCGAGGCGGCGAAAAAAATGGTGGATGATTTCCGTCGGGCAGCGGTTCCGATGTTGGATGAATTCAGTATGATCCTTTCCAATGTCAGTTCGGTCACCCGCCAGATTGAGCAGAAGGAGGGGACTGCCGGAAAATTAATCGGTGATCCCGAGTGGGCGAAGCAGGTGGACGGGATCGTTCGGGATTTCCGGCTGACGGCGGCTCAACTTCCGCTGATGGCTGCAAAACTTGATGGAGTCATGACCAATGTTCAAGCGATGGTTCTGTCGCTCAAGGAGTCGGCTAATGAGTTCCCGAAAATTACCGGCAATGCGGCCGGTGTGGTTCAGGATGTGCACGACCTTACCGGCGGGTTGACCGGTCAGGTCGCGAATGTTCAGGCGGTTCTATTGCAGGCTGAATCTATGTTGCGTGAAACGCAGGTTTTAGTGGAAGGGGTTCAGAAGCATTGGCTGGTTCGTAAATATATCAAGGAAACCGAAATGACCCCTATGCAACCGCCACTTCCCGTTACGGGTGTTGAAGGGAGCGTTCCGTGAAGAGTATCCTTTTCTCAAGTTGTGTTGGAATGTCGTTCCTGCTGACGGGCTGCGTAACACCGCCTCCGCACGGGGGAATGGATCCGGAGGTCAAAGCTGCGGCTGAGGCAGCTCAGGCTGCATTTCAGCGCGGGGAGGTGGCGCGGGCGGATACACTGTATGTCAAGGCCCTGGCGCGGGCGAGGCTTACGGATAATCGCGATGAAATTGTTAGAAATGCTTATAATCTTGGTTTGTGCAGAATGATTTCGGGTCAACATGGAGAGGCGCGTGAGCTTCTGATTCAGGCGAGAATTCTGGCGGGTGAACGAGGCGTGATTGCGGCCCGTATTCTGTTGGCGGAATCCGAGGCGGCACGTTTAGTGGGGGATGGCCCGGGCAGTGAACAGTTTGCAAGGCAGGCGTTGGCGGCCGGTACAGACCGGGAGGGGACGGCGCAGGCATGGCTTTTGCAAGGCGAGGCCTGGATACAGGCGGGGCAACTCGAAAGCGCCATGGACTGCTGCCGTTCGGCTTCAAAGCACATAACCCGGGACACGCCGGCGACGGTTCGGGCTCGTCTGAATGATTTG from bacterium includes these protein-coding regions:
- a CDS encoding ABC transporter permease, encoding MFLLASIGKGAIDLFNRLCRLASISAAVISLAVQPSSWTRPTRMVLSRQILFTGYDAIGFIAVVAMLTGISVVVQAQVWMGRLGQSELLGPLLVTVIVREVGPLLVNFIVIGRSATAMAAEMAGMKVRREVDVLDAQGLDPLAFLVMPRAISMACCVFGLAVLFILFSFVSGYLSGAFLQTGPTDPAIFARSVMRGMEPRDFYNVLAKTLLPGLVTGVIATNEGLSVEGVATDIPQAVTRTVTRSNLAVLIISVIISILTYM